A window of Macrococcus sp. 19Msa1099 genomic DNA:
AAGGAACCACCTGGTAATATATGTCCGAGCTGTGAAAGTGAACATATACGCGAAATGGGTGTCGGTACGCAGAAAGTTGAAGAGATCATTTATCAGACGTTCCAAAATGCAAAAGTTATCCGTATGGATAATGATACGACGCGTAAGAAAGGTGCACACGAACGACTGCTTGAACAGTTTAAAAACGGAGAAGCGAACATTTTACTCGGCACACAGATGATTGCAAAAGGACTGGATTTCCCGAACATTACACTCGTTGGCGTACTGAACGCCGATACGATGCTCAATTTACCGGACTTCAGAGCAAGCGAGAAAACATTCCAGCTTATAACACAAGTCGCTGGACGCGCTGGACGAAGTGAAAAGACAGGCGAGGTCGTCATTCAGACATATAATCCTGAACACTACGCAATACAACACGCAGTAAATTATGACTATAAAGCATTCTTTAAAGAGGAGATGGAATACAGAAGACTCGGCAAGTATCCGCCGTACTTCTATATGATCTATCTTAATATGCAGCATCATAATTTAAAGACCGTACTGACCGAAAGTAAGCATATACATGATATATTAGTGCAGCACCTATCACCAAAAGCATATGTACTCGGACCCGCACCGAGTCCAATTGCACGAATTAATAATCAGCATCGTTTCCAGATATTGATTAAGTTTAAATCAGAACCCGAACTGTTAAAGGCACTTAACTATCTGGATGACCATTACCATGAACTGTTTGTGAAAGATAAGTTCTCGCTGCATATAGATATAAACCCGTATATGATGATGTAATCATTCGTCATCTCTCTTAAAATATAGTAAAATAACACCGAGCACTCTCTTTAACTTTGTTTAAGGAGAGTTTTATCATTTATATCAATACGTGGTAATACAGTGCGTTTTCATGTAAAATAGAATGATTGAAGATATAAAGGAGAAGTTACGTGATTAAACAATTAATAGAAGAACAAAACCCATTGTTACATCGTGAAGTTAAGGATGTTACTCAGTTTGATGCGAGTCTAAAGGCATTGATCAAAGATTTAGAAGATACATTATTCCATCATGATGGCGTTGGGATTGCTGCACCTCAGATTGGTGTGGATTTAAAGGTTGCATTAGTAGATATGGAATCAGATGGTATATTGCAACTTGTGAACCCGAAGATTGTTTCTTATTCAGAAGAGACGGAAAGTGATGTAGAAGGATGTCTGTCAATTCCTGGTGTATTCGGTCTTGTCGATCGTTCGATTGAGATTGTCATTGAAGCAAACGATTTAGATGGTAATAAGATTGAAATGACTGCGTATGATGATATTGCGCGTATTATTCAGCATGAAGTAGATCACTTATACGGTGAATTGTTCACAGAAAAGATGACGAAACAGTTAACTGAGGAAGAACTGGAGGAGATGTACGGTGAGTAAGATTATATTTATGGGTACGCCTGACTTTTCAGCACCAATATTAAAGGCATTACACGAATCATATGGGGTGAGTCTCGTTATTACACAGCCGGATAAGCCTGTCGGGCGTAAACGCGTACTAACACCGCCTCCTGTTAAGGTGATGGCAGAAAGTTTAGGGATTGAAGTATATCAGCCCGAATCGATGAAAAGTGATGAAGCGTTCGAGAAAGTGCGTGCGCTTAGTCCTGATTTAATCGTTACAGCTGCTTTTGGTCAGATTTTACCGGAGCGTGTTCTTGATATTCCACGTCTAGGTTGTATTAATGTACATGCGTCGCTGTTACCGAAGTACCGTGGTGGTGCACCGATTCATAAAGCGATTATTAATGGTGAGAAGTATTCGGGTGTGACGATCATGTATATGGTGAAACGTCTTGATGCAGGAGATATGATTGACACTGTGAAAGTTCCGATTGAAATCGATGATACAGTCGGAACACTTCACGACAAGTTAAGCGATGCAGGAACGCAGCTATTACTTGAAGTAATGCCTAGCGTACTGGATGGCACGAATAGTCGTACATCCCAGAATGATAGTGAAGCGACATTTGCCTCTAACGTCAGTCGTGAAGAAGAATTTGTTACATTTGACCGCAGTGCACTTGAAGTGCATAACCATATTCGCGGGCTAAGTCCATGGCCTGTTGCATTTGCGAACTTTGATGGTAAGGTTATGAAGCTGTGGGCTTCAGAAATTGCTGAGGGCAGTGGTGTACCTGGAGAAATTATTCAGGCAGACAAGTCTGGTATAGTTATTGCGACGAATGATAGAGCAGTGCGTATTACATCATTACAGCCTGCTGGTAAGAAACGCATGGATGCTGCAAGTTTTGTTGCAGGTGCGAAGTCACAACTTGTTGGGATGAAGTTTAATGAATCATAATGTGAGAAGTGTCGCACTTGAAATACTGGATGCAGTTTTAACAGAAGGTGCATATAGTAATCTACTGATTAATGAAGCAATAAAAAAAGGTTATGTTGAACCTGTTGACCGTGCGCTCTTAACGGAACTTGTATATGGCACGCTGCAGCGTAAACTGACGTTAGAATTTTATGCGGCGCCGTATATTAAGACGAATATTAAAGGGTGGATGAGAAGACTTATACTTATGAGTATTTATCAGTCTGTCTATTTAGATAAAGTGCCGGATCATGCCATCATCAATGAAGCGGTGGAGATAACGAAGCGCCGAGGCTCAGTGGGTGGTGCGAATACGGTAAATGCAATTTTGAGAAACTTTCAGCGTAATCCGTTACGTGATTTAAATGAAATAAAGGATGACCTAAAGCGTTTAAGTGTTGCAACAAGTACACCACTTTGGCTGATAAAGCACTGGAATACACACTTTGGATTTGACACAACGCGTGAGATGGCGGAGGAATTTCTAAATTATCCGGATACGACAGTTCGTGTGAACACGACGAAGATTACGCCAGAAGATGCAATAAAACGTCTGACTGAAGCGGGTTACACTGTTAAACAATCAGAAATTCTACCTGAATGTTTAACAATCGATGGACCGCCTATCGTGCAGCATGAATTATTTAAACATGGTTTCTTAAGTGTTCAAGATGCTTCAAGTATGCTTGTTGCGAATGTGCTGGATCCACAACCAGATGAAACAATACTTGATGCATGTAGTGCACCAGGTGGTAAAGCTTGTCATATTGCAGAAAAGATGAACAGAACAGGACATATTGATAGTCACGACGTTCATCCACATAAGATAGATCTAATCCAGTATAATATCACACGACTATCACTGCGTAATATTCATCCGAGCGTGCACGATGCAACAGTTCCGTTTGATAAACAGTATGATCGTGTATTAGTGGATGCACCGTGCTCGGGCTTTGGTGTAATGAAACGTAAACCAGAGATAAAGTATGAGAAGACACAGAAG
This region includes:
- the def gene encoding peptide deformylase — encoded protein: MIKQLIEEQNPLLHREVKDVTQFDASLKALIKDLEDTLFHHDGVGIAAPQIGVDLKVALVDMESDGILQLVNPKIVSYSEETESDVEGCLSIPGVFGLVDRSIEIVIEANDLDGNKIEMTAYDDIARIIQHEVDHLYGELFTEKMTKQLTEEELEEMYGE
- the rsmB gene encoding 16S rRNA (cytosine(967)-C(5))-methyltransferase RsmB encodes the protein MNHNVRSVALEILDAVLTEGAYSNLLINEAIKKGYVEPVDRALLTELVYGTLQRKLTLEFYAAPYIKTNIKGWMRRLILMSIYQSVYLDKVPDHAIINEAVEITKRRGSVGGANTVNAILRNFQRNPLRDLNEIKDDLKRLSVATSTPLWLIKHWNTHFGFDTTREMAEEFLNYPDTTVRVNTTKITPEDAIKRLTEAGYTVKQSEILPECLTIDGPPIVQHELFKHGFLSVQDASSMLVANVLDPQPDETILDACSAPGGKACHIAEKMNRTGHIDSHDVHPHKIDLIQYNITRLSLRNIHPSVHDATVPFDKQYDRVLVDAPCSGFGVMKRKPEIKYEKTQKDIDTLWPLQLEILKNAANAVKPGGVLVYSTCTIEQMENENVVYSFIKQNEDFEIEAIELPVIGKKKLLQVLPQDFNSDGFFIAKLRRKCK
- the fmt gene encoding methionyl-tRNA formyltransferase gives rise to the protein MSKIIFMGTPDFSAPILKALHESYGVSLVITQPDKPVGRKRVLTPPPVKVMAESLGIEVYQPESMKSDEAFEKVRALSPDLIVTAAFGQILPERVLDIPRLGCINVHASLLPKYRGGAPIHKAIINGEKYSGVTIMYMVKRLDAGDMIDTVKVPIEIDDTVGTLHDKLSDAGTQLLLEVMPSVLDGTNSRTSQNDSEATFASNVSREEEFVTFDRSALEVHNHIRGLSPWPVAFANFDGKVMKLWASEIAEGSGVPGEIIQADKSGIVIATNDRAVRITSLQPAGKKRMDAASFVAGAKSQLVGMKFNES